One window of Candidatus Saccharimonadales bacterium genomic DNA carries:
- a CDS encoding prepilin-type N-terminal cleavage/methylation domain-containing protein — translation MGRRSSARGFSVIEVILVVAIVVVLGVAGYLFYKHHHKTPVTTPKPVTTKQTSAICGTDAQTIKRQQNNYAQGCHFSGLVTANGCTSPGLPIGDVGCSIKVGNATVDVVHGNIYVTKPWGTLNLTNTHVGARVLVYAHQLDVNSFTLEGSTNYYFKAAN, via the coding sequence ATGGGTAGGAGATCGTCGGCCCGAGGTTTTTCGGTTATTGAAGTGATCTTGGTAGTAGCCATAGTGGTCGTGTTAGGCGTCGCTGGCTATCTCTTTTACAAGCATCATCATAAGACGCCTGTTACCACGCCCAAGCCCGTTACAACTAAGCAGACAAGCGCGATCTGTGGCACAGATGCTCAGACGATTAAACGGCAACAGAATAACTATGCTCAGGGCTGTCACTTCAGCGGCCTCGTAACAGCAAACGGATGCACGAGCCCGGGTCTGCCTATCGGCGATGTTGGGTGCAGTATTAAAGTTGGTAACGCTACGGTTGATGTCGTACATGGCAACATCTATGTGACCAAACCTTGGGGCACCCTGAATCTCACCAATACGCACGTTGGTGCCAGGGTGTTAGTCTATGCTCACCAACTCGACGTAAACAGCTTCACGCTGGAAGGATCAACCAACTACTACTTTAAAGCTGCCAATTAG
- a CDS encoding PQQ-binding-like beta-propeller repeat protein, which yields MNRIWEEIRSSKLSVAIFLVALALFVGSFGVKFFVLNQGRFRPGVAKALNGDVAWQVFDGGADDPGTNYNESAITQSNVHSMAELWSSSLPIDADNAIVEQPNVSTPEGVMDLVFVNTEKGNLIAYNAWNGTKIWEADPSSANWNGQGTKSAPAIDPSGNYVYAYAIDGYIHKYNIGTGTEVTGNGFPAQVTLLANNIEKGSASINIAGGYLYMTTSGNDGDYGHYVGHVIAVKLSNGTETVWNSECSNITQLEDANSGDSNYCANIQSGIWARPGVKVDPVTGNIFVATGNGLYDANSGGHEWGDSLIELKPDLSQIVDSYTPSTYASLQSGDADLGSTAPAILPTQNSSNTPYMLVQAGKDHIVRLLNRANLSGQSGPGHTGGELQTITISDEVHEQPAVWVDGSNNTWVFVTDESSDLYAYKLVTTSGTSQLVQQYAENIGSSSSPFIANNVLYLDAGSSILALNPTTGATLFNSSSISVGISMHWASPVVVNGVLYTPDLSGHLIALYVPGATVIPPTDPSGLQATSETNNSISLSWNQATDANGPGVGGYKIYRNGSQVGSVSGATNLTYTDNGLTSGTAYTYTVSAYDTNNLEGGQSASINPSTTGGASSLSCTTPAGAGNSLVWYSGQSLYGFSTPGFGTAATVASGYSLPGWAGVGQYGGASKDGIFWYDANTTSIYYITGGNLANAIRVRGPGIGAPTWACVGNFTGDGQDDSIAWYSGSTLYLFAGPGLGTKAAISGYSQPTWAGVGDYNHDGKDDLYWYLGTTSTIYALPSNGSTFTGAVAVRGPGIGAPVWAGVGNFSGSGFRDALAWYNSGTLYTFEGPGLVTTGSVSGYSSPSWMGVGQWGSGTSKDGLYWYLPNGTIYGLSSNGSSFYGASSLRGPGIGSPSWAGSGQIY from the coding sequence GTGAACCGTATTTGGGAAGAGATTCGCAGTAGCAAGCTATCGGTAGCCATCTTTCTGGTCGCCCTTGCTCTCTTTGTCGGTTCATTCGGCGTCAAATTCTTCGTTCTGAATCAGGGCCGCTTTCGCCCAGGCGTAGCCAAGGCCCTAAACGGCGACGTTGCCTGGCAGGTCTTTGACGGCGGGGCAGATGATCCAGGTACCAACTATAACGAGTCCGCTATAACTCAGTCGAACGTCCATAGTATGGCCGAGCTGTGGTCGTCAAGTCTGCCGATCGATGCCGACAACGCCATCGTCGAGCAACCTAATGTCAGTACCCCCGAAGGAGTGATGGATCTCGTCTTCGTCAACACCGAAAAAGGCAATCTTATCGCCTATAACGCCTGGAACGGGACGAAGATCTGGGAGGCCGATCCCTCATCAGCCAACTGGAACGGGCAGGGGACAAAATCAGCTCCGGCTATCGATCCGTCCGGCAACTACGTATACGCCTACGCCATAGACGGCTATATCCACAAATACAACATCGGAACTGGCACAGAAGTAACCGGTAACGGTTTCCCGGCTCAAGTGACCCTCCTCGCTAATAACATCGAGAAAGGTTCTGCCAGCATCAACATCGCCGGCGGCTATCTGTATATGACGACCAGCGGTAACGACGGCGACTACGGTCACTATGTCGGTCACGTCATAGCCGTCAAGCTGTCCAACGGCACAGAGACGGTCTGGAATTCAGAATGCTCTAACATTACCCAACTGGAAGATGCCAACTCAGGCGATTCAAACTACTGCGCTAATATCCAATCGGGTATCTGGGCTAGACCGGGCGTCAAAGTCGACCCAGTAACCGGCAATATCTTTGTGGCGACTGGCAATGGTCTCTACGACGCGAACAGTGGCGGCCATGAGTGGGGGGATAGTCTCATCGAACTGAAACCCGATCTTAGCCAGATCGTCGACTCATATACGCCTTCGACTTACGCTAGCTTGCAGAGTGGAGATGCAGACCTCGGGAGCACCGCTCCCGCCATACTGCCGACGCAGAACAGCTCGAATACCCCCTACATGCTGGTCCAGGCTGGCAAGGACCACATCGTTCGCCTACTCAATCGGGCGAACCTGTCTGGCCAAAGTGGCCCCGGCCATACAGGCGGAGAGCTTCAGACGATCACTATCTCGGATGAGGTCCACGAACAGCCAGCCGTCTGGGTTGACGGTAGCAATAATACGTGGGTCTTCGTGACTGATGAATCGAGCGATCTCTACGCCTACAAACTAGTGACAACGTCCGGCACCTCGCAACTTGTCCAGCAGTATGCGGAAAACATCGGTTCCAGCTCGTCGCCGTTCATCGCCAACAATGTTCTCTACCTCGATGCCGGCAGCAGCATCCTGGCCCTCAACCCAACAACTGGCGCCACCCTCTTCAACAGTAGCTCCATAAGCGTTGGTATCAGCATGCACTGGGCGTCACCGGTGGTTGTCAATGGCGTACTCTATACCCCGGATCTTAGCGGTCACCTGATCGCCCTTTACGTACCAGGCGCAACGGTCATCCCACCGACCGATCCGTCTGGTCTGCAGGCCACAAGTGAGACTAATAATTCGATCAGCCTATCATGGAACCAAGCGACGGACGCAAATGGCCCGGGTGTCGGGGGCTACAAGATCTATCGAAATGGCAGTCAAGTTGGGTCTGTCTCGGGGGCAACGAACCTGACCTATACGGACAACGGCTTAACATCCGGTACGGCCTACACCTATACGGTTAGTGCCTATGATACCAACAATCTCGAGGGCGGCCAGAGTGCCAGTATCAATCCGAGTACAACTGGGGGCGCATCCTCTCTCTCATGCACCACTCCCGCAGGGGCAGGAAACAGTCTGGTTTGGTATAGCGGCCAGTCTCTCTATGGTTTTTCAACGCCCGGTTTTGGAACGGCTGCCACGGTTGCTTCTGGTTACAGCCTGCCGGGTTGGGCCGGTGTCGGACAGTACGGTGGTGCAAGCAAAGACGGTATCTTCTGGTACGACGCCAACACGACTTCGATCTATTACATCACCGGTGGCAACCTTGCAAATGCAATACGGGTTCGTGGCCCGGGTATTGGTGCCCCAACGTGGGCCTGTGTCGGGAACTTCACGGGTGATGGCCAGGACGATAGTATCGCTTGGTACAGTGGCAGCACACTCTATCTTTTTGCTGGTCCCGGGCTAGGCACCAAGGCAGCGATAAGCGGATACAGCCAGCCCACATGGGCGGGCGTTGGTGACTACAATCACGACGGCAAGGACGATCTTTATTGGTATCTCGGCACAACCAGCACTATTTACGCCTTACCATCGAACGGTTCAACGTTTACCGGCGCCGTCGCTGTCCGCGGACCTGGCATCGGAGCTCCCGTCTGGGCCGGTGTCGGCAACTTCAGCGGCAGTGGGTTCAGAGACGCTCTGGCTTGGTACAATAGCGGGACGCTCTATACCTTCGAAGGGCCAGGTCTGGTTACCACGGGCAGTGTCAGCGGCTATAGCTCACCATCGTGGATGGGGGTAGGGCAGTGGGGTAGTGGCACCTCTAAGGATGGGCTTTACTGGTACTTACCGAACGGGACAATCTACGGTCTGAGCAGTAATGGCAGCTCGTTCTACGGTGCCTCGAGTTTGAGAGGTCCAGGCATAGGCTCCCCGAGTTGGGCAGGAAGTGGGCAGATATACTGA